A window from Xiphophorus maculatus strain JP 163 A chromosome 17, X_maculatus-5.0-male, whole genome shotgun sequence encodes these proteins:
- the zdhhc17 gene encoding palmitoyltransferase ZDHHC17 isoform X2 — protein MLLEIKPQSHYNHGYSENVSRKNHVDDYSTWDIVKATQYGIFERCRELVEAGFDVRQPDKENVTLLHWAAINNRIDLVKYYISKGAIVDQLGGDLNSTPLHWATRQGHLSMVVQLMKYGADPSLIDGEGCSCVHLAAQFGHTSIVAYLIAKGQDVDMMDQNGMTPLMWAAYRTHSVDPTRLLLTFNVSVNLGDKYHKNTALHWAVLAGNTTVISLLLDANANVDAQNIKGETPLDLAKQRKNVWMINHLQEARQAKGYDSPSYLKRLKMDKEFRQKVMLGTPFVVIWLVGFIADLDVDSWLIKGVMYAGVWVAVQFLSKAFFDHSMHSALPLGIYLATKFWMYSTWFYWFWNDLPFATVHIPFLVNTLALFYNFGKSWKSDPGIIKASEEQKKKTIVELAETGSLDLSIFCSTCLIRKPVRSKHCAVCNRCIAKFDHHCPWVGNCVGSGNHRYFMGYLFFLLCMICWMIYGCISYWKMHCATSYAKDGFWLYLTQIASCSPWIFWMFLNSVFHFMWVAVLIMCQLYQIAALGITTNERMNARRYKHFKVTATSIESPFNHGCIRNLIDFFEIRCCGLIRPVTVDWTTQYTIDYDQTSGSGYQLV, from the exons ATGTTGTTG GAAATCAAACCCCAGAGTCACTACAACCACGGCTACAGCGAGAACGTCAGCCGGAAAAACCATGTGGACGACTACAGCACCTGGGATATCGTCAAAGCCACACA GTACGGCATCTTCGAGCGCTGCAGAGAGCTGGTGGAGGCGGGCTTTGACGTTCGGCAGCCAGACAAAGAAAACGTAACGCTTCTCCACTGGGCCGCCATCAACAACAGGATAGACTTGGTGAA gtACTATATATCAAAGGGGGCCATAGTTGACCAGCTGGGCGGAGACCTCAACTCTACACCTTTGCACTGGGCCACAAG ACAAGGCCATCTCTCCATGGTGGTGCAGCTCATGAAGTATGGCGCAGACCCGTCTTTAATCGATGGGGAAGGGTGCAGTTGTGTTCATCTGGCCGCCCAGTTCGGCCACACTTCTATTGTGGCATACCTCATCGCCAAAGGACAG gATGTGGATATGATGGATCAGAACGGCATGACTCCTCTTATGTGGGCAGCTTACAGGACACACAG CGTCGATCCCACCCGGCTGCTGCTGACCTTTAACGTGTCGGTCAATCTAGGCGACAAGTATCACAAGAACACGGCGCTGCACTGGGCCGTGCTGGCCGGCAACACCACCGTCATCAGCCTGCTGCTGGACGCCAACGCTAACGTCGACGCGCAGAACATCAAG GGCGAAACGCCTCTGGACCTCGCCAAGCAAAGGAAGAATGTCTGGATGATCAATCACTTACAGGAAGCGCGGCAGGCCAAAGGTTACGACAGCCCGTCATATCTGAAAAGACTGAAGATGGACAAG GAGTTCAGGCAGAAAGTGATGCTGGGAACTCCGTTCGTCGTCATCTGGCTGGTGGGTTTCATCGCTGACCTGGACGTCGACTCTTGGCTGATCAAGGGCGTCATGTATGCTGGCGTCTGGGTCGCCGTGCAGTTCCTCTCCAA GGCTTTCTTTGACCACTCCATGCACAGCGCTCTGCCTCTGGGAATCTACCTGGCGACCAAGTTCTGGATGTACTCCACctggttttactggttctgGAATG ACCTTCCATTTGCCACGGTCCATATACCGTTCCTGGTCAACACCCTGGCTTTGTTCTACAACTTTGGCAAATCCTGGAAGTCTGATCCTGGAATCATTAAGGCGTCAgaggagcagaagaaaaag acaATTGTGGAGTTAGCCGAGACAGGCAGCTTGGATCTAAGCATATTCTGCAGCACCTGCTTG atacGGAAGCCCGTCCGGTCCAAACACTGTGCCGTGTGCAACCGCTGCATCGCAAAGTTTGACCACCACTGTCCCTGGGTGGGGAACTGTGTGG GAAGTGGGAATCACCGCTACTTCATGGGCTATCTCTTCTTTCTGCTTTGTATGATCTGCTGGATGATATATGGCTGCATCTCCT ACTGGAAGATGCACTGCGCCACCAGTTATGCCAAGGATGGCTTCTGGCTCTACCTGACCCAGATTGCCTCTTGCTCGCCTTGGATCTTCTGGATGTTCCTCAACAGCGTCTTCCACTTCATGTGGGTGGCTGTGCTCATCATGTGTCAGCTCTACCAG ATCGCGGCTCTTGGAATCACCACAAACGAGCGGATGAACGCTCGCAGATACAAGCACTTTAAGGTTACGGCCACGTCCATTGAGAGCCCCTTCAA CCACGGCTGCATCAGAAATCTCATAGATTTCTTCGAGATCCGCTGCTGTGGCCTGATCCGGCCTGTGACTGTGGACTGGACCACGCAGTACACAATAGACTACGACCAGACGTCCGGCTCAGGCTACCAGCTGGTGTAG
- the zdhhc17 gene encoding palmitoyltransferase ZDHHC17 isoform X1, translating to MADAMEEYEKEAGCVPILHPEEIKPQSHYNHGYSENVSRKNHVDDYSTWDIVKATQYGIFERCRELVEAGFDVRQPDKENVTLLHWAAINNRIDLVKYYISKGAIVDQLGGDLNSTPLHWATRQGHLSMVVQLMKYGADPSLIDGEGCSCVHLAAQFGHTSIVAYLIAKGQDVDMMDQNGMTPLMWAAYRTHSVDPTRLLLTFNVSVNLGDKYHKNTALHWAVLAGNTTVISLLLDANANVDAQNIKGETPLDLAKQRKNVWMINHLQEARQAKGYDSPSYLKRLKMDKEFRQKVMLGTPFVVIWLVGFIADLDVDSWLIKGVMYAGVWVAVQFLSKAFFDHSMHSALPLGIYLATKFWMYSTWFYWFWNDLPFATVHIPFLVNTLALFYNFGKSWKSDPGIIKASEEQKKKTIVELAETGSLDLSIFCSTCLIRKPVRSKHCAVCNRCIAKFDHHCPWVGNCVGSGNHRYFMGYLFFLLCMICWMIYGCISYWKMHCATSYAKDGFWLYLTQIASCSPWIFWMFLNSVFHFMWVAVLIMCQLYQIAALGITTNERMNARRYKHFKVTATSIESPFNHGCIRNLIDFFEIRCCGLIRPVTVDWTTQYTIDYDQTSGSGYQLV from the exons ATGGCCGACGCTATGGAGGAATATGAGAAAGAAGCTGGCTGCGTCCCTATTCTCCATCCCGAG GAAATCAAACCCCAGAGTCACTACAACCACGGCTACAGCGAGAACGTCAGCCGGAAAAACCATGTGGACGACTACAGCACCTGGGATATCGTCAAAGCCACACA GTACGGCATCTTCGAGCGCTGCAGAGAGCTGGTGGAGGCGGGCTTTGACGTTCGGCAGCCAGACAAAGAAAACGTAACGCTTCTCCACTGGGCCGCCATCAACAACAGGATAGACTTGGTGAA gtACTATATATCAAAGGGGGCCATAGTTGACCAGCTGGGCGGAGACCTCAACTCTACACCTTTGCACTGGGCCACAAG ACAAGGCCATCTCTCCATGGTGGTGCAGCTCATGAAGTATGGCGCAGACCCGTCTTTAATCGATGGGGAAGGGTGCAGTTGTGTTCATCTGGCCGCCCAGTTCGGCCACACTTCTATTGTGGCATACCTCATCGCCAAAGGACAG gATGTGGATATGATGGATCAGAACGGCATGACTCCTCTTATGTGGGCAGCTTACAGGACACACAG CGTCGATCCCACCCGGCTGCTGCTGACCTTTAACGTGTCGGTCAATCTAGGCGACAAGTATCACAAGAACACGGCGCTGCACTGGGCCGTGCTGGCCGGCAACACCACCGTCATCAGCCTGCTGCTGGACGCCAACGCTAACGTCGACGCGCAGAACATCAAG GGCGAAACGCCTCTGGACCTCGCCAAGCAAAGGAAGAATGTCTGGATGATCAATCACTTACAGGAAGCGCGGCAGGCCAAAGGTTACGACAGCCCGTCATATCTGAAAAGACTGAAGATGGACAAG GAGTTCAGGCAGAAAGTGATGCTGGGAACTCCGTTCGTCGTCATCTGGCTGGTGGGTTTCATCGCTGACCTGGACGTCGACTCTTGGCTGATCAAGGGCGTCATGTATGCTGGCGTCTGGGTCGCCGTGCAGTTCCTCTCCAA GGCTTTCTTTGACCACTCCATGCACAGCGCTCTGCCTCTGGGAATCTACCTGGCGACCAAGTTCTGGATGTACTCCACctggttttactggttctgGAATG ACCTTCCATTTGCCACGGTCCATATACCGTTCCTGGTCAACACCCTGGCTTTGTTCTACAACTTTGGCAAATCCTGGAAGTCTGATCCTGGAATCATTAAGGCGTCAgaggagcagaagaaaaag acaATTGTGGAGTTAGCCGAGACAGGCAGCTTGGATCTAAGCATATTCTGCAGCACCTGCTTG atacGGAAGCCCGTCCGGTCCAAACACTGTGCCGTGTGCAACCGCTGCATCGCAAAGTTTGACCACCACTGTCCCTGGGTGGGGAACTGTGTGG GAAGTGGGAATCACCGCTACTTCATGGGCTATCTCTTCTTTCTGCTTTGTATGATCTGCTGGATGATATATGGCTGCATCTCCT ACTGGAAGATGCACTGCGCCACCAGTTATGCCAAGGATGGCTTCTGGCTCTACCTGACCCAGATTGCCTCTTGCTCGCCTTGGATCTTCTGGATGTTCCTCAACAGCGTCTTCCACTTCATGTGGGTGGCTGTGCTCATCATGTGTCAGCTCTACCAG ATCGCGGCTCTTGGAATCACCACAAACGAGCGGATGAACGCTCGCAGATACAAGCACTTTAAGGTTACGGCCACGTCCATTGAGAGCCCCTTCAA CCACGGCTGCATCAGAAATCTCATAGATTTCTTCGAGATCCGCTGCTGTGGCCTGATCCGGCCTGTGACTGTGGACTGGACCACGCAGTACACAATAGACTACGACCAGACGTCCGGCTCAGGCTACCAGCTGGTGTAG